Within the Senegalia massiliensis genome, the region TAAAATATTCTAAAAATCCTTTTCTTACACAGGCCCTAAGACCATTTACATTCCAAGATATCATTTTCATATATATCACTCCAATTAAATATTAATGTCCATATAAATGATACCACTATTTACAGTAAAAAAACAATTATATTAAATATTCCATTTTGTGATATATTCCTTTTGTTTGTGGTATAATTATATTATATATTTTATTTCATTATAATTATACCACAATATGTGATAGGAGTTGTTGTTATGAAGAATTTTTATGAAAATTTCTTGAAATATCTAGAAATAGAGCATAGAGAAAAAGCTTTAAATTATATTTTAGAAAAATTAAATAATAATGAAATTGATATTGTTGATTTATATACTAAAATATTATCTCCTAGTTTAAACGAAGTTAATTACTGGGAAGATAAATCGTATCATATTTGGAAGGAACATGTTCGTAGTTCAATAATTAGAACTATTATAGAAAATTGTTATCCTTATGTTATAAAAGAAAGAGATAATAAATATAAATTACATCACAAAAAAAGGATTGCAATAGTATGTCCTAGAGATGAACAACATGAATTAGGAGCACGTATGATAACAGACTTTTTTATTTTAGCAGGTTATGATTCAATATTTGTAGGAGGGAATACTCCAACAAAGGAATTCTTAAATGCATTAAATAAAATTGAACTGGATTATATAGCTATATCTGTTTCTAATTATTATAATTTGGTAGAAGCATATAAAGCTATACAAGCTATAAAAAATATTAACAATGATATAAAAATATTAGTTGGTGGAAATGCTTTTAAAAATAAGAAAAAAACATATAAAGATATAGATGCAGATATGTACTTGGAAAGTTTTAATGATATCTTAAGCTTAGGAAAGGAAGATGCAAATGAAATTAGCTTTTAAAATTGCAGTAAGATTTTTAAAATCCAATAAAGGTCAAACTATTCTTATTGCACTTGGTATTGCCGTTGGAGTATCAGTTCAAATATTTATAGGTTCACTTATACAAGGTCTTCAAAAAGATTTAGTGGATAGTACAATTGGTAATTCATCACAAATAACAATAACTTCTGATTCAAATGACAGTGTAATAAGTAATTATGATGAAAAAGTGAAAACAATAAAAAATACAGATAATAGAATAAAAAATATATCTGTAGCTGCAGATGGTCCAGCACTTACTCGTAGTGACAAAAAAGATTATTCTTTACTTATAAGAGGATTAAATATTGATAGTGCAAATGATATATATGATATAAATAAAAGGATCTATGAAGGTAAAAAGCCAAAAGGTAATGGTGAAGTTTTAATAGGTAAAGTCTTAAAAGAAGAATTAAATGCAGATTTAAATGAAACTATTGATGTTGTAACTAATTCAGGTAAAACAAAAGAAATAAAAATAGTAGGTTTTTTTGATTTAGGCGTAGCAACAATTAATGAATCTTGGATGATAACAACCCTTGAGACAGCTCAAAATTTATTTGAATTCAATGATGATATTACAAGTATAGAAATGCAAGTAGAAGAAGTATTTCAGGCAGATGTTATTGCCAATAAAATTAAAGATACTCTAGGTGAAAATATTAAAATTACAAATTGGAAAGCTCAAAACGAAGAATTATTAAGTGGGTTAAATGGTCAAAGTATATCTAGCATAATGATTCAAGTTTTTGTTATTATATCAGTAGTTTTAGGTATAGCATCAGTCCTTGCTATTACTGTTATACAAAAGTCTAAGCAACTTGGAATTCTTAAAGCAATGGGTATAAAAGATAAAACTGCTAGTTTGATATTCCTGTTTGAAGGATTACTTCTTGGAATAATTGGTGCAATACTTGGAGTAGCACTTGGACTTTTTATAAGTTATATGTTTACTCAATTTGCAGTAAATCCAGATGGATCACCTGTAGTAGCATTATATATTGATCCTATATTTATTGTTATATCAACATTTATAGCAATAGCTGCGGCTGTTATTGCCGCACTTATACCAGCAAGACGCTCTTCAAAATTAAGTCCAATAGAGGTGATTAGAAATGGGTGATAGTATTTTAAAATTAGAAAATATAGATAAAGTATATGGTGAAAAAATAAAAACAAAAGTATTACACAATATAAATTTAGAATTTGAACAAGGAACATTTAACTCAATAATAGGTGCCTCAGGTAGTGGTAAAAGTACACTTCTCAATATAATAGGTACACTAGATACACCTACTGAAGGAAAAGTGATTATTGATGGTAAAAGAACTGACACTATGAAAAAAAATGAAATAGCTACTTTGCGAAATAAAACTATGGGGTTTATTTTTCAATTCCATTATTTATTACCTGAATTTACAGCTCTAGAAAATGTGCTCATGCCATATAGAATAGGAGATAATAAGGTAACAAAAGAAGTAAAAAAAAGAGCTGAAGAGCTTATAGATTTTGTAGGATTAAGTGATGTAAAGAATAATTTAGCTACAGATATGTCTGGAGGGCAACAACAAAGAACTGCTGTTGCAAGAGCTCTTATAAATAAGCCTAAATTACTTTTAGCAGATGAACCAACTGGAAATCTTGATTCTGAATCAACTGAAAAAGTATATTCATTACTAAGAGATATAAGTAAAGAAATGAATACTACATTTATAGTTATAACACATGACAAAAAAATAGCTGAAAGAACAGATAGAATAATAGAATTAAAAGATGGAAAGATAAATATGGATGTAGACAAATAAAAGTTTGGCATTAATGCCAAACTTTTATTTGTCTTAGCCTAAGGCAACATCTAATGTCATCATTACAGCAAAACCAAGCATTGCTCCAATTGTTGCTATATCTGTATGAGATTCTTGTTGAGCTTCTGGTATAAGCTCCTCTACTACAACATAAATCATTGCTCCTGCTGCAAATGCTAAAGCATATGGAAGTATTGGTCTCATTACAAGTACTGCAGCAGCTCCAAGTACTCCTGCTATTGGCTCAACTATTCCAGATGCCTGACCATACATAAAACTCTTTCTCCTGGACAATCCTTCACGTCTTAAAGGTATTGAAACTGCTGCTCCTTCAGGAAAATTCTGTATTCCTATTCCTATTGCAAGAGCTATAGCACCTGCTAAAGAAGCAGATGGTAAATTTGCTGCTGTTGCTCCAAAAGCAACCCCTACAGCTAATCCTTCTGGTATATTATGCAAAGTAACTGCAAATACTAATAGTATACTTCTTTGTAGACTTGTATTTATACCCTCAGCTTGTTGTCTAGGTTCACCTAAGTGTAAGTGAGGAAGCAATTTATCAACTATTAACAAAAATGCTCCTCCAGCTAAAAATCCTATTACAGCTGGTATAAATGATCCATCAGACATTTCTATTGCAGGTGCAAGTAATGACCAAAAGCTTGCAGCAATCATAACTCCTGCTGCAA harbors:
- a CDS encoding cobalamin B12-binding domain-containing protein; the protein is MKNFYENFLKYLEIEHREKALNYILEKLNNNEIDIVDLYTKILSPSLNEVNYWEDKSYHIWKEHVRSSIIRTIIENCYPYVIKERDNKYKLHHKKRIAIVCPRDEQHELGARMITDFFILAGYDSIFVGGNTPTKEFLNALNKIELDYIAISVSNYYNLVEAYKAIQAIKNINNDIKILVGGNAFKNKKKTYKDIDADMYLESFNDILSLGKEDANEISF
- a CDS encoding ABC transporter permease, with protein sequence MKLAFKIAVRFLKSNKGQTILIALGIAVGVSVQIFIGSLIQGLQKDLVDSTIGNSSQITITSDSNDSVISNYDEKVKTIKNTDNRIKNISVAADGPALTRSDKKDYSLLIRGLNIDSANDIYDINKRIYEGKKPKGNGEVLIGKVLKEELNADLNETIDVVTNSGKTKEIKIVGFFDLGVATINESWMITTLETAQNLFEFNDDITSIEMQVEEVFQADVIANKIKDTLGENIKITNWKAQNEELLSGLNGQSISSIMIQVFVIISVVLGIASVLAITVIQKSKQLGILKAMGIKDKTASLIFLFEGLLLGIIGAILGVALGLFISYMFTQFAVNPDGSPVVALYIDPIFIVISTFIAIAAAVIAALIPARRSSKLSPIEVIRNG
- a CDS encoding ABC transporter ATP-binding protein, which translates into the protein MGDSILKLENIDKVYGEKIKTKVLHNINLEFEQGTFNSIIGASGSGKSTLLNIIGTLDTPTEGKVIIDGKRTDTMKKNEIATLRNKTMGFIFQFHYLLPEFTALENVLMPYRIGDNKVTKEVKKRAEELIDFVGLSDVKNNLATDMSGGQQQRTAVARALINKPKLLLADEPTGNLDSESTEKVYSLLRDISKEMNTTFIVITHDKKIAERTDRIIELKDGKINMDVDK
- a CDS encoding ZIP family metal transporter; the protein is MNWFLELNPVVQALFATLFTWGLTALGAALVFFFKKININVLNGMLGFAAGVMIAASFWSLLAPAIEMSDGSFIPAVIGFLAGGAFLLIVDKLLPHLHLGEPRQQAEGINTSLQRSILLVFAVTLHNIPEGLAVGVAFGATAANLPSASLAGAIALAIGIGIQNFPEGAAVSIPLRREGLSRRKSFMYGQASGIVEPIAGVLGAAAVLVMRPILPYALAFAAGAMIYVVVEELIPEAQQESHTDIATIGAMLGFAVMMTLDVALG